One genomic window of Cellulophaga sp. Hel_I_12 includes the following:
- a CDS encoding acyl-CoA dehydrogenase family protein, with amino-acid sequence MNSMYFTEEHQLFRASLKDFLKKEVVPHIEKWESTGTIERFIWKKFGDMGFFGLATPEADGGLGLDLFYTVILLEELQKINSGGFAAAIWAHAYLAMTHLNKEADAQLKKDYLTPSVHGDKIGCLCISEPFGGSDVAGMRTTAVKKGDSYVLNGSKTFITNGVYCDYMIVAAKTTPELGNKGISIFLVDKATPGVSATKLNKLGWRASDTAEIAFDNVVIPESNLMGDENMGFSYIMEHFALERLIMGINAHARAEHALEYALQYMSERQTFGTTINQYQALRHRLVDLYADMELCREYNYVVASRLNKGEYVVKEATISKLKSTKMADEVIYECLQFLGGYGYIEDYPLARMLRDSRLGPIGGGTSEILREILGKIIIDKKEYKSAID; translated from the coding sequence ATGAACAGTATGTACTTTACTGAAGAGCACCAATTATTCAGGGCAAGTTTAAAAGATTTTTTAAAAAAAGAAGTAGTTCCGCACATTGAGAAATGGGAAAGCACAGGGACCATTGAGCGTTTTATTTGGAAAAAGTTTGGCGACATGGGCTTTTTTGGTCTTGCTACACCAGAAGCTGACGGAGGCTTAGGTTTAGATTTGTTTTATACGGTTATTTTACTTGAAGAATTACAAAAAATAAATTCTGGCGGTTTTGCTGCAGCAATTTGGGCGCATGCTTATTTAGCGATGACCCATCTTAATAAGGAAGCTGATGCACAACTAAAGAAAGATTATTTAACCCCTAGTGTACATGGTGACAAAATAGGTTGCCTATGTATTTCAGAACCTTTTGGAGGTAGTGATGTAGCTGGCATGAGAACTACTGCTGTAAAAAAGGGTGACTCTTATGTCCTAAATGGCTCAAAAACTTTTATAACAAATGGTGTTTATTGTGACTATATGATAGTGGCTGCAAAAACAACTCCGGAATTAGGAAATAAAGGCATCAGTATTTTTCTTGTCGATAAAGCTACTCCAGGAGTTTCAGCAACCAAATTGAATAAATTAGGTTGGAGAGCATCAGATACGGCAGAGATAGCCTTTGATAATGTAGTGATACCAGAAAGTAATTTAATGGGTGACGAAAACATGGGATTCTCTTATATCATGGAGCATTTTGCCTTAGAGCGCCTAATTATGGGTATTAATGCTCATGCAAGAGCTGAGCACGCCCTAGAGTATGCCCTGCAATATATGTCAGAACGCCAAACTTTTGGAACCACCATAAATCAATACCAAGCACTGAGACATCGTTTAGTGGATCTGTATGCAGATATGGAACTTTGTCGAGAATATAATTACGTTGTTGCAAGTAGGTTAAACAAGGGTGAATATGTGGTTAAGGAGGCGACCATATCAAAACTAAAATCTACCAAAATGGCAGATGAGGTTATTTATGAATGTTTGCAATTTTTAGGCGGTTACGGGTATATTGAAGATTACCCTTTAGCTCGTATGCTACGCGACAGTCGATTAGGACCTATTGGCGGAGGTACTTCTGAGATTTTGAGAGAAATTTTAGGTAAAATTATTATTGATAAAAAAGAATATAAGTCTGCAATAGATTAA
- the rpsU gene encoding 30S ribosomal protein S21, with protein sequence MLIIPIKEGENIDRALKRFKRKFDRTGTMRQLRKRQQFTKPSVERRAQIQKAHYMQGLRDQEEI encoded by the coding sequence ATGTTAATTATACCGATAAAAGAAGGAGAAAACATAGATAGAGCATTAAAGCGTTTCAAGCGTAAGTTTGATAGAACTGGAACAATGCGTCAATTAAGAAAGCGTCAGCAGTTCACGAAGCCTTCTGTAGAAAGAAGAGCTCAGATTCAGAAAGCGCATTATATGCAAGGCTTGAGAGATCAAGAAGAGATATAA
- a CDS encoding tyrosine-type recombinase/integrase, with amino-acid sequence MSIASFVEYLSLEKKYATNTVKAYQDDLLEFDAYCRAEFGVHDIENNSYAEIRSWVVVLVGTKISNRSINRKIASLKAFYKFLLKIDAIQVHPLAKHKSLKTPKKIEIPFSESEMEKIIQSISFPDDFTGLRDKLMIELFYSTGIRRAELVNLTMSNLDLSNSTLKVIGKRNKERILPIVKSLKILFESYLEQRAAVLRDPSIKFVFLTKTGDKVYEMLVYRVVNHYFSKVSTKVKKSPHILRHTFATHLLNKGADLNSVKELLGHASLASTQVYTHNSIAELKKVHLASHPRNQKKE; translated from the coding sequence ATGAGTATTGCTTCATTTGTAGAGTATCTTTCCTTAGAGAAAAAATATGCCACCAATACTGTTAAGGCTTATCAGGATGATTTGTTGGAGTTTGATGCCTATTGTAGAGCAGAATTTGGCGTGCACGACATAGAGAATAACAGCTATGCAGAGATAAGAAGTTGGGTTGTGGTATTGGTGGGTACTAAAATCTCTAATCGAAGTATCAATAGAAAAATAGCCTCTTTGAAAGCCTTCTATAAATTTTTGCTTAAAATTGATGCTATCCAAGTGCATCCATTAGCAAAACATAAGTCCCTAAAAACTCCAAAAAAAATTGAAATTCCATTTTCGGAATCTGAGATGGAAAAAATAATACAGAGTATTTCTTTCCCTGATGACTTTACAGGACTTAGAGATAAATTAATGATTGAGCTTTTCTATTCAACAGGAATACGGCGCGCTGAATTGGTTAATTTAACTATGAGCAACTTAGATTTATCGAATAGTACTTTAAAAGTGATTGGTAAGCGAAATAAAGAGCGGATACTTCCTATCGTAAAATCGTTGAAGATATTATTTGAGTCTTATTTAGAGCAGAGAGCAGCAGTTTTGAGGGATCCATCGATAAAATTTGTTTTTTTGACTAAAACAGGAGATAAAGTATATGAAATGCTTGTTTATAGGGTTGTAAATCATTATTTTAGTAAAGTGTCTACCAAGGTAAAAAAGAGTCCGCATATTCTCAGGCATACCTTTGCAACACATTTATTGAATAAAGGTGCGGATTTAAATTCAGTAAAAGAGTTATTGGGGCATGCCAGTTTAGCTTCTACTCAGGTATATACGCATAACAGTATAGCGGAGCTGAAAAAAGTACACCTTGCATCCCATCCTAGAAATCAAAAAAAAGAGTAG
- the hpf gene encoding ribosome hibernation-promoting factor, HPF/YfiA family — MKVNAQSVNFNAEGTLINFVQNRLNKLDQYYDKILGSDVFLKVEKMSAKENKVVEIKVYVPKNEFIVKKQCKSFEEAIDAACDSLKRQLVKQKEKLRISA; from the coding sequence ATGAAAGTAAATGCACAATCTGTTAATTTTAATGCAGAGGGAACTCTGATTAATTTTGTTCAAAATCGATTAAATAAATTAGATCAATATTACGATAAGATTTTAGGATCTGATGTATTTTTAAAAGTTGAAAAAATGAGTGCAAAAGAAAATAAAGTTGTTGAAATAAAAGTTTATGTACCTAAGAATGAATTTATTGTAAAAAAGCAATGTAAGTCTTTTGAAGAGGCAATTGATGCGGCTTGTGATTCATTAAAGCGGCAATTAGTGAAGCAAAAAGAAAAATTACGTATTTCTGCGTAA
- the tuf gene encoding elongation factor Tu — translation MAKATFDRSKPHLNIGTIGHVDHGKTTLTAAITTVLANAGLSEMRSFDSIDNAPEEKERGITINTSHVEYSTANRHYAHVDCPGHADYVKNMVTGAAQMDGAILVVAATDGPMPQTREHILLGRQVGIPRMVVFMNKVDMVDDEELLELVEMEVRELLSFYEYDGDNGPVIAGSALGALNGEQKWVDTVMSLMDAVDTWIELPERDVDKPFLMPVEDVFTITGRGTVATGRIETGVANTGDPVEIIGMGAEKLNSTVTGVEMFRKILDRGEAGDNVGILLRGIEKSQIKRGMVICKPGSVKPHAKFKAEVYVLKKEEGGRHTPFHNNYRPQFYVRTTDVTGTINLPEGVEMVMPGDNLTIIVDLLSPIALSIGLRFAIREGGRTVGAGQVTEILD, via the coding sequence ATGGCTAAGGCAACATTTGATCGTTCTAAACCGCATTTAAATATCGGTACTATTGGACACGTAGATCACGGTAAAACTACATTGACTGCCGCTATTACAACAGTTTTGGCAAACGCAGGATTGTCTGAAATGAGAAGTTTCGACTCAATCGATAATGCACCGGAAGAAAAAGAAAGAGGTATCACTATTAATACATCGCACGTAGAGTACTCTACAGCTAACCGTCATTACGCTCACGTTGACTGTCCAGGTCACGCGGATTACGTAAAGAACATGGTAACTGGTGCTGCTCAAATGGACGGTGCTATACTTGTTGTTGCTGCTACTGATGGTCCAATGCCACAAACTCGTGAGCATATCCTATTAGGACGCCAGGTTGGTATTCCTAGAATGGTTGTATTCATGAACAAAGTGGATATGGTTGATGATGAGGAATTATTAGAATTGGTTGAAATGGAAGTAAGAGAATTACTTTCTTTCTACGAGTATGATGGAGATAATGGTCCTGTAATTGCTGGTTCAGCATTAGGAGCATTAAACGGTGAGCAAAAATGGGTAGATACAGTAATGTCTTTAATGGATGCTGTTGATACTTGGATTGAATTACCAGAAAGAGATGTTGATAAGCCTTTCTTAATGCCTGTTGAAGATGTATTTACGATTACAGGTCGTGGTACTGTTGCAACTGGTCGTATAGAAACTGGTGTTGCTAATACTGGAGATCCTGTTGAGATCATTGGTATGGGTGCTGAAAAATTAAACTCTACAGTAACTGGAGTTGAAATGTTCCGTAAAATATTAGATAGAGGTGAAGCGGGTGATAACGTAGGTATTTTGTTAAGAGGTATTGAAAAATCTCAAATCAAAAGAGGTATGGTAATCTGTAAGCCAGGTTCAGTAAAGCCACATGCTAAATTTAAAGCTGAGGTTTACGTACTTAAAAAAGAAGAAGGTGGTCGTCACACACCATTCCATAACAACTATCGTCCACAGTTCTATGTTAGAACTACAGATGTAACAGGGACAATTAACTTGCCTGAAGGTGTTGAAATGGTTATGCCAGGTGATAACTTAACTATTATTGTTGATTTATTATCTCCAATTGCTTTGAGTATTGGTCTTCGTTTTGCTATCCGTGAAGGTGGTAGAACAGTAGGAGCAGGTCAGGTAACTGAAATTTTAGATTAA
- the secE gene encoding preprotein translocase subunit SecE — MLTYIKESIEELRTNITLPSRAESSNLMVIVAVFSILFALATWGVDSLFSELIQIYFDNIIN, encoded by the coding sequence ATGTTGACATATATCAAGGAATCCATCGAAGAACTTAGAACAAATATTACGTTGCCCTCAAGAGCAGAATCCTCTAATCTAATGGTAATCGTTGCTGTTTTTTCTATTTTATTTGCATTGGCAACTTGGGGTGTAGATAGCCTTTTTAGTGAGTTAATTCAAATTTATTTTGATAATATAATCAATTAA
- the nusG gene encoding transcription termination/antitermination protein NusG, which yields MSEVLEKKWYVVRAVSGQENKIKGYIESEVARLGFNDYLEDVLVPTEKVIQIRNGKKINKERVYFPGYIMIKANLGGEMTHVIRSITNVIGFLGETKGGDPVPLRKSEVNRMLGKVDELTVTMDNVAIPFVMGETVKVIDGPFNGFNGTVEKINEEKRKLEVMVKIFGRKTPLELSYMQVEKV from the coding sequence ATGTCTGAAGTATTGGAAAAGAAATGGTATGTAGTAAGGGCTGTAAGTGGTCAGGAAAATAAAATCAAAGGGTACATCGAATCTGAGGTGGCTCGACTTGGTTTTAATGATTACTTAGAAGACGTTTTAGTGCCTACTGAAAAAGTTATTCAGATTCGTAATGGAAAAAAGATAAACAAGGAAAGAGTTTATTTTCCAGGTTACATTATGATAAAGGCTAACCTAGGAGGTGAAATGACGCACGTGATCCGATCTATTACAAATGTGATAGGCTTTTTGGGTGAAACAAAAGGGGGAGACCCTGTTCCTTTAAGAAAGTCCGAAGTGAATAGAATGCTCGGTAAAGTAGATGAGTTAACGGTGACTATGGATAATGTAGCCATTCCATTCGTAATGGGGGAGACCGTAAAAGTTATCGACGGACCCTTCAACGGTTTTAACGGAACTGTGGAAAAAATTAACGAAGAAAAACGCAAGCTTGAGGTAATGGTGAAGATTTTTGGTAGAAAAACACCATTAGAATTGAGTTATATGCAAGTAGAAAAAGTATAA
- the rplK gene encoding 50S ribosomal protein L11, whose amino-acid sequence MAKEISKVVKLQVRGGAANPSPPVGPALGAAGVNIMEFCKQFNARTQDKQGKVLPVAITVYKDKSFDFVVKTPPAAVQLMEAAKIKKGSGEPNRNKVASVSWDQIKNIAEDKMVDLNAFTVESAMSMVAGTARSMGLKVSGTRPF is encoded by the coding sequence ATGGCAAAAGAAATAAGTAAAGTAGTTAAACTACAAGTTAGGGGAGGTGCAGCGAATCCATCGCCACCGGTTGGACCCGCTTTAGGTGCTGCCGGTGTGAACATCATGGAGTTCTGTAAGCAATTTAATGCGCGTACTCAGGACAAACAAGGTAAGGTTTTACCTGTTGCGATCACCGTATACAAGGATAAGTCGTTCGACTTCGTTGTAAAGACACCGCCAGCGGCAGTTCAACTTATGGAAGCGGCTAAGATTAAAAAAGGATCTGGAGAGCCAAATAGAAACAAAGTAGCAAGTGTATCTTGGGATCAAATCAAAAACATCGCTGAAGACAAAATGGTAGATTTAAATGCTTTTACCGTTGAATCAGCTATGAGCATGGTTGCGGGTACTGCAAGATCTATGGGTTTAAAAGTTTCAGGCACTAGACCTTTCTAA
- the rplA gene encoding 50S ribosomal protein L1 encodes MAKLTKNQKEALSKIDKNKLYSLSEGSALVKEITKAKFDASVELAVRLGVDPRKANQMVRGVVTLPHGTGKDVKVLALVTPDKEAEAKEAGADFVGLDEYLEKIKNGWTDVDVIITMPSVMGKLGPLGRVLGPRGLMPNPKTGTVTMDVAKAVAEVKAGKIDFKVDKTGIVHAAIGKVSFSEDKIQENARELIETLIKLKPTAAKGVYIKSIYMSSTMSPSVQLDAKSV; translated from the coding sequence ATGGCAAAATTAACAAAAAATCAAAAAGAAGCGCTTTCTAAGATAGATAAGAATAAATTGTATTCGTTATCAGAAGGGTCGGCTTTAGTAAAAGAAATAACAAAGGCAAAGTTTGACGCATCTGTAGAATTAGCGGTTCGTTTAGGAGTAGACCCTAGAAAAGCTAATCAAATGGTACGTGGCGTAGTAACCCTACCTCACGGTACTGGTAAAGATGTTAAGGTTTTAGCATTAGTAACACCTGACAAAGAAGCAGAAGCAAAAGAAGCTGGTGCTGATTTCGTTGGATTGGATGAGTATTTGGAGAAAATTAAAAACGGTTGGACAGATGTTGATGTGATCATCACTATGCCTAGCGTCATGGGTAAATTAGGCCCCTTAGGTAGAGTTTTAGGACCTAGAGGTTTAATGCCTAATCCAAAAACTGGAACGGTAACTATGGATGTAGCAAAAGCTGTTGCAGAAGTAAAAGCTGGTAAAATTGATTTTAAAGTAGATAAAACGGGTATTGTTCATGCGGCTATAGGGAAGGTTTCTTTCTCTGAAGACAAGATTCAAGAAAACGCAAGAGAACTTATCGAAACTTTAATCAAATTAAAGCCAACTGCTGCAAAAGGTGTTTATATTAAAAGTATTTACATGTCTAGTACTATGAGTCCTAGTGTGCAATTAGATGCTAAATCAGTTTAA
- the rplJ gene encoding 50S ribosomal protein L10, with the protein MNREDKLNVIEDLTAQLSNASTIYLTDISGLNAVTTSDLRRACFKANIKLAVVKNTLLEKAMKASDKDFGELPGVLKGSTSLMFSETSNEPAKLIKAFRLKTKNKPLLKGAFVQESIYIGDEQLESLVNIKSKEEVIGDIIALLQSPAKNVISGLKSGGGKLAGILKTLSEK; encoded by the coding sequence ATGAACAGAGAAGATAAATTAAACGTAATAGAAGATTTAACTGCGCAATTAAGTAATGCTTCAACGATATATTTAACAGATATTTCAGGTTTAAACGCAGTGACAACATCTGATTTAAGAAGAGCTTGTTTTAAAGCAAATATTAAATTAGCAGTTGTTAAAAATACATTGCTTGAAAAGGCAATGAAAGCCTCTGATAAAGATTTTGGTGAGCTTCCAGGAGTTCTTAAAGGAAGTACTTCATTGATGTTTTCAGAAACATCGAATGAGCCTGCAAAATTAATCAAAGCCTTTAGATTAAAAACTAAGAACAAGCCTTTATTAAAAGGTGCTTTTGTTCAGGAGTCAATTTATATTGGTGATGAGCAATTAGAATCTTTAGTGAATATTAAATCTAAAGAAGAAGTAATAGGTGATATTATTGCATTATTACAATCTCCAGCTAAGAATGTTATTTCAGGTCTTAAGTCTGGTGGTGGTAAACTTGCAGGTATCCTTAAAACATTATCAGAGAAATAA
- the rplL gene encoding 50S ribosomal protein L7/L12, with amino-acid sequence MADLKDFAEKLVNLTVKEVNELATILKDEYGIEPAAAAVAVAAGGGAAAEAVEEQTEFDVILKAAGASKLAVVKLVKELTGLGLKEAKDIVDSAPKPIKEGISKDEAEGIKKSLEEAGAEVELK; translated from the coding sequence ATGGCAGATTTAAAAGATTTCGCAGAAAAATTAGTTAACTTGACAGTAAAAGAAGTAAATGAGTTAGCGACTATATTAAAAGATGAGTATGGTATCGAGCCTGCTGCTGCTGCTGTTGCAGTTGCTGCTGGTGGTGGTGCAGCTGCTGAAGCGGTTGAAGAGCAAACAGAATTTGATGTAATCTTAAAAGCAGCTGGTGCATCTAAATTAGCAGTAGTTAAATTGGTTAAAGAATTAACTGGTTTAGGTTTAAAAGAAGCTAAAGATATCGTTGATAGCGCACCAAAGCCTATCAAAGAAGGTATCTCTAAAGATGAAGCAGAAGGTATTAAAAAATCATTGGAAGAAGCAGGAGCTGAAGTTGAGCTTAAATAA
- the rpoB gene encoding DNA-directed RNA polymerase subunit beta, with protein MVTNQTERINFASAKNIPNYPDFLDIQVKSFQDFFQLETKSDERGDEGLYNTFMENFPITDTRNQFVLEFLDYFIDPPRYSIQECIERGLTYSVPLKARLKLYCTDPEHEDFETIVQDVYLGTIPYMTPSGTFVINGAERVVVSQLHRSPGVFFGQSFHANGTKLYSARVIPFKGSWIEFATDINGVMYAYIDRKKKLPVTTLFRAIGFESDKDILEIFDLSEEVKVSVAGLKKVLGRKLAARVLNTWHEDFVDEDTGEVVSIERNEIILDRDTVLEKDHINQIVDADVKTVLLHKEGAAQSDYGIIHNTLQKDPTNSEKEAVEHIYRQLRNAEPPDEETARGIIDKLFFSDQRYNLGEVGRYRMNKKLGLDIEMDKQVLTKEDIITIIKYLIELINSKAEIDDIDHLSNRRVRTVGEQLSQQFGVGLARMARTIRERMNVRDNEVFTPIDLINAKTLSSVINSFFGTNQLSQFMDQTNPLAEITHKRRLSALGPGGLSRERAGFEVRDVHYTHYGRLCPIETPEGPNIGLISSLSVFSKVNSMGFLETPYREVSNGKVDIHNFRYLSAEEEEGMKIAQANIPMDKDGNITADKVIAREEGDFPVVDPSELNFTDVAPNQIASISASLIPFLEHDDANRALMGSNMMRQAVPLLRPEAPIVGTGLERQVASDSRVLINAEGDGTIQYVDSEKISIKYNRTEEERLVSFEEDSKTYELVKFRKTNQGTSINLKPIVRKGDKVKKGQVLCEGYATENGELALGRNLKVAFMPWKGYNFEDAIVISEKVVREDIFTSIHVDEYSLEVRDTKLGAEELTNDIPNVSEEATKDLDEHGMIRIGAEVKPGDILIGKITPKGESDPTPEEKLLRAIFGDKAGDVKDASLKASPSLRGVVIDKKLFSRSIKDKRKRSEDKEAISKLELEYEVKFQQLKDVLVEKLFTLVNGKTSQGVLNDLGEEVLPKGKKYTMKMLNSVDDFAHLVGGSWTTDKDSNTMVADLLHNYKIKLNDLQGNLRRDKFTISVGDELPAGIMKLAKVYVAKKRKLKVGDKMAGRHGNKGIVSRIVRHEDMPFLEDGTPVDIVLNPLGVPSRMNIGQIYETVLGWAGLKLGKKYATPIFDGATLDQINEYTDEAGIPRFGHTYLYDGGTGQRFDQPATVGVIYMLKLGHMVDDKMHARSIGPYSLITQQPLGGKAQFGGQRFGEMEVWALEAYGASATLREILTVKSDDVVGRAKTYEAIVKGETMPEPGLPESFNVLMHELKGLGLDIRLEE; from the coding sequence ATGGTTACAAATCAGACTGAAAGAATAAATTTCGCATCCGCTAAGAATATCCCGAACTATCCAGATTTCTTAGATATTCAGGTTAAGTCGTTTCAAGATTTTTTTCAACTTGAAACCAAATCTGACGAAAGGGGAGATGAAGGACTATACAATACGTTCATGGAAAACTTTCCTATTACGGACACGAGAAATCAGTTCGTATTAGAATTTTTAGACTATTTTATAGACCCTCCACGTTATTCTATACAAGAGTGTATAGAACGTGGTCTTACCTATAGCGTTCCGCTAAAAGCAAGGTTAAAATTATATTGTACGGATCCGGAACATGAGGATTTTGAAACAATTGTACAGGATGTTTATTTAGGGACTATTCCTTACATGACACCAAGTGGTACTTTTGTGATTAATGGTGCTGAACGCGTTGTTGTATCTCAATTACACAGATCTCCTGGTGTATTTTTTGGACAATCATTCCACGCAAATGGAACAAAATTATATTCTGCAAGAGTAATTCCTTTCAAAGGCTCTTGGATAGAATTTGCAACTGATATCAATGGCGTGATGTATGCTTATATTGATAGAAAGAAAAAATTACCCGTTACTACATTATTCAGAGCCATCGGTTTTGAAAGTGATAAAGATATTTTAGAGATTTTTGACCTTTCTGAAGAGGTTAAAGTTTCTGTTGCGGGACTTAAAAAAGTACTAGGTCGTAAATTAGCGGCAAGAGTGCTAAATACTTGGCATGAAGATTTCGTAGATGAAGATACAGGCGAAGTAGTTTCTATAGAAAGAAACGAAATTATATTAGATCGTGACACTGTTTTAGAAAAAGATCATATCAACCAAATAGTTGATGCTGATGTTAAAACTGTACTTCTACACAAAGAAGGTGCGGCGCAATCAGATTACGGTATTATTCACAATACATTACAAAAGGATCCTACGAACTCTGAAAAAGAGGCCGTAGAACATATTTACCGTCAATTACGTAATGCTGAACCGCCAGATGAGGAAACTGCACGTGGTATTATTGACAAATTATTCTTTTCTGATCAACGCTATAACCTAGGTGAAGTTGGTCGATATAGAATGAACAAAAAATTAGGTTTAGATATCGAAATGGACAAACAAGTTTTGACCAAAGAAGATATTATTACCATTATAAAATATTTAATAGAGTTAATTAACTCTAAAGCAGAGATCGATGATATTGATCACCTTTCTAATCGTCGTGTTAGAACAGTAGGGGAGCAATTATCACAACAATTTGGTGTTGGTTTAGCGCGTATGGCGCGTACTATTCGCGAGCGTATGAACGTTCGTGATAACGAAGTATTTACTCCCATCGATTTGATCAATGCTAAGACACTTTCTTCTGTGATCAATTCGTTCTTCGGAACAAATCAATTATCTCAGTTTATGGATCAAACAAATCCGTTAGCTGAAATTACACACAAAAGAAGGCTTTCTGCATTAGGACCTGGAGGTTTATCAAGAGAAAGAGCTGGTTTTGAAGTACGTGATGTTCACTACACACACTACGGAAGACTTTGCCCTATTGAAACGCCAGAAGGACCAAACATTGGTTTAATTTCTTCGCTTTCAGTATTTTCAAAAGTGAATTCTATGGGCTTCTTAGAAACTCCTTACCGAGAAGTATCCAATGGAAAAGTAGATATTCATAATTTTAGATACCTAAGTGCTGAAGAAGAAGAAGGAATGAAAATTGCGCAAGCAAACATTCCAATGGATAAAGATGGAAATATCACTGCTGATAAGGTAATTGCAAGAGAAGAAGGGGATTTCCCAGTCGTTGATCCTTCAGAATTAAACTTTACAGATGTTGCTCCTAATCAAATTGCTTCTATCTCTGCTTCTTTAATCCCATTCTTGGAACATGATGATGCGAACAGAGCTTTGATGGGATCAAACATGATGCGTCAAGCAGTACCATTATTAAGACCAGAGGCTCCTATCGTGGGTACTGGATTAGAGCGCCAAGTGGCATCTGATTCAAGAGTATTAATTAATGCGGAAGGTGATGGCACCATCCAGTATGTTGATTCTGAAAAGATTTCTATAAAATACAATAGAACTGAAGAAGAGCGTTTGGTAAGTTTTGAAGAAGATTCTAAAACATACGAATTAGTTAAATTTAGAAAAACAAACCAAGGTACAAGCATTAACTTAAAGCCTATCGTAAGAAAGGGTGATAAAGTTAAAAAAGGTCAAGTACTTTGTGAAGGATATGCGACTGAAAATGGTGAGTTAGCTTTAGGAAGAAACCTAAAAGTTGCCTTTATGCCTTGGAAAGGGTATAATTTTGAGGATGCTATTGTAATTTCTGAAAAAGTAGTTCGTGAAGATATTTTTACTTCGATACACGTAGATGAATATTCTTTAGAAGTAAGAGATACAAAATTAGGAGCTGAAGAACTAACAAACGATATTCCTAACGTTTCTGAAGAAGCTACAAAAGACTTAGATGAACACGGGATGATCCGTATTGGTGCAGAAGTAAAACCTGGTGATATTTTAATTGGAAAAATAACACCTAAGGGAGAATCAGATCCTACACCAGAAGAAAAATTACTACGCGCTATTTTTGGGGATAAAGCTGGTGATGTAAAAGATGCGTCATTAAAAGCCTCTCCATCATTAAGAGGTGTTGTTATTGATAAAAAGTTGTTTTCTCGTTCTATTAAAGACAAGAGAAAACGTTCTGAGGATAAAGAAGCTATTTCAAAACTAGAATTAGAATACGAAGTTAAATTTCAGCAGTTAAAAGATGTTTTAGTTGAAAAACTATTTACATTGGTGAATGGAAAAACCTCGCAAGGTGTTCTAAATGATTTAGGTGAGGAAGTACTGCCGAAAGGCAAAAAGTACACCATGAAAATGTTGAATTCTGTGGATGATTTTGCTCACTTGGTGGGTGGAAGTTGGACTACGGATAAAGATTCAAACACCATGGTTGCTGACTTATTGCACAACTACAAAATTAAACTTAATGACCTTCAAGGTAACCTTAGAAGAGATAAGTTTACTATTTCTGTAGGAGATGAGTTACCAGCGGGTATCATGAAGCTAGCTAAAGTATATGTTGCTAAAAAACGTAAACTTAAAGTTGGTGATAAAATGGCAGGTCGTCACGGTAACAAAGGTATTGTATCTCGTATCGTAAGACATGAAGATATGCCTTTCTTAGAAGATGGAACACCAGTTGATATTGTTTTAAATCCATTAGGGGTGCCTTCTCGTATGAACATTGGTCAAATTTATGAAACTGTTCTTGGATGGGCAGGACTTAAATTGGGCAAGAAATATGCAACACCAATTTTTGATGGGGCTACTCTTGATCAAATTAATGAATATACCGATGAAGCTGGAATTCCAAGATTTGGGCATACCTACTTATACGATGGTGGTACCGGACAACGTTTTGATCAACCCGCAACAGTTGGGGTTATCTATATGTTGAAATTAGGACACATGGTAGATGATAAGATGCACGCTCGTTCTATAGGACCATACTCGTTAATTACGCAACAACCTTTAGGTGGTAAAGCACAGTTTGGTGGTCAGCGTTTTGGAGAAATGGAAGTTTGGGCACTTGAGGCTTATGGAGCTTCTGCTACGCTACGTGAAATATTAACAGTTAAATCTGATGATGTTGTAGGTAGAGCTAAAACGTACGAAGCTATAGTTAAAGGAGAAACAATGCCAGAACCTGGTTTACCAGAATCTTTCAACGTATTAATGCATGAACTTAAAGGTTTAGGTTTAGATATTAGACTGGAAGAGTAG